A section of the Pimelobacter simplex genome encodes:
- a CDS encoding MGMT family protein, with protein sequence MDEGYVERVLDLVEQIPPGRVTTYGAIAEVAGGGPRQVGSVMARYGAPVPWWRVVRADGTLPPSHDDQARAEYLAEGTPLRNGSGALDMRRAFWDPATGD encoded by the coding sequence ATGGACGAGGGGTACGTCGAGCGGGTGCTCGACCTGGTCGAGCAGATCCCGCCCGGGCGGGTGACGACCTACGGCGCGATCGCGGAGGTCGCCGGAGGAGGACCCCGTCAGGTGGGGTCGGTGATGGCGCGCTACGGCGCTCCGGTGCCGTGGTGGCGCGTCGTGCGTGCCGACGGCACGCTCCCACCCAGCCACGACGACCAGGCGCGCGCGGAGTACCTCGCCGAGGGGACGCCGCTGCGCAACGGCAGCGGCGCCCTCGACATGCGCCGGGCCTTCTGGGACCCGGCGACGGGGGACTAG
- a CDS encoding TetR/AcrR family transcriptional regulator: MVTEQFDLDETRPRGVRLPRRERRAQLLAAALEVFVAQGYHAAAMDDIAERAGVSKPVLYQHFPGKLELYLAILDAACDSIIANCREALESTQDNKQRVAAAIDAFYAYVGHDTGAFRLVFESDLTNEPAVRGHVDRVTTECAAMIASVIKDDTGLPSSASQLLAVSLVGMAQVSARFWLTEAESGLADLTRDQATALVAGLAWRGIRGYPLND; this comes from the coding sequence GTGGTGACCGAGCAGTTCGACCTGGACGAGACGCGACCGCGCGGTGTGCGCCTGCCCCGCCGCGAGCGACGTGCGCAGCTGCTGGCCGCCGCGCTCGAGGTCTTCGTCGCACAGGGCTACCACGCGGCGGCGATGGACGACATCGCCGAGCGCGCGGGTGTGTCCAAGCCGGTGCTCTACCAGCACTTCCCCGGCAAGCTCGAGCTCTACCTGGCGATCCTCGACGCCGCGTGCGACTCGATCATCGCCAACTGCCGCGAGGCGCTCGAGTCCACCCAGGACAACAAGCAGCGCGTGGCGGCCGCGATCGACGCCTTCTACGCCTACGTCGGCCACGACACCGGCGCCTTCCGCCTGGTCTTCGAGTCCGACCTCACCAACGAGCCCGCGGTGCGCGGCCACGTCGACCGGGTCACCACCGAGTGCGCCGCGATGATCGCCTCGGTGATCAAGGACGACACCGGGCTGCCCTCGTCGGCCTCGCAGCTGCTCGCCGTCTCGCTGGTGGGAATGGCCCAGGTCAGCGCGCGGTTCTGGCTCACCGAGGCCGAGAGCGGTCTCGCGGACCTGACCCGTGACCAGGCCACGGCACTGGTGGCGGGACTGGCCTGGCGCGGCATCCGCGGCTACCCGCTCAATGACTAG
- a CDS encoding DUF3107 domain-containing protein, producing the protein MTVEVKIGVQQTARELVIETDESNESIAAQVKEALSSGDGVLTLTDTKGKVTVVAAAKLAYVEIGRSTAGQVGFRS; encoded by the coding sequence ATGACCGTCGAGGTCAAGATCGGTGTCCAGCAGACCGCCCGCGAGCTCGTCATCGAGACCGACGAGTCCAACGAGTCGATCGCCGCGCAGGTCAAGGAGGCCCTCTCCTCCGGTGACGGCGTGCTCACGCTGACCGACACCAAGGGCAAGGTCACCGTCGTCGCCGCCGCCAAGCTCGCCTACGTCGAGATCGGCCGGAGCACCGCGGGGCAGGTCGGCTTCCGCAGCTGA
- the tpx gene encoding thiol peroxidase, translated as MATTALGGNPVQTVGDLPAVGTSAPTFELAGADFSAIALPEGQRAVLNIFPSIDTGVCAASVRKFNELAAGLDNTTVINVSQDLPPALGRFCGAEGIDNVQTASGFRSSFGEDYGVKMADGKLAGLFARSVVVVDADGTVLHSELVPEIATEPDYDAAIAALS; from the coding sequence ATGGCTACCACTGCACTCGGGGGGAACCCCGTCCAGACCGTCGGCGACCTCCCCGCCGTCGGCACGTCCGCCCCGACCTTCGAGCTGGCCGGCGCCGACTTCAGCGCGATCGCCCTGCCCGAGGGCCAGCGCGCGGTCCTCAACATCTTCCCGAGCATCGACACCGGCGTCTGCGCGGCCAGCGTGCGCAAGTTCAACGAGCTCGCCGCCGGCCTCGACAACACCACCGTCATCAACGTCTCCCAGGACCTGCCGCCCGCGCTGGGCCGGTTCTGCGGCGCCGAGGGCATCGACAACGTCCAGACCGCGTCGGGCTTCCGCTCGTCCTTCGGTGAGGACTACGGCGTCAAGATGGCCGACGGAAAGCTCGCCGGCCTGTTCGCCCGCTCGGTCGTCGTGGTCGACGCCGACGGCACCGTGCTGCACTCCGAGCTGGTCCCCGAGATCGCGACCGAGCCGGACTACGACGCCGCCATCGCGGCGCTGAGCTGA
- the moeZ gene encoding adenylyltransferase/sulfurtransferase MoeZ has product MSFPALVEPAAELTIDEVRRYSRHLIIPDVAMDGQKRLKNAKVLVIGAGGLGSPALLYLAAAGVGTLGIAEFDEVDESNLQRQVIHGMSDLGKSKGLSAKESILEINPLVNVILHETRLDNDNVLEVFKGYDLIVDGTDNFATRYMVNDAAYFLGIPYVWGSIYRFDGQASVFAPTMADDAPCYRCLYPEPPPPGMVPSCAEGGVLGVLCASIGSIQVNEAIKLLIGAGEPAIGKLVIYDALELEWRKLKVRKDPNCALCGENPTVTGLIDYDAFCGAISEEAADAAVDATISVTQLASMIKEKEEGSRDFVLVDVREPAEAEINHIPGAVLIPKGDFLNGTALGQLPPVDSGKQVVLHCKSGVRSAECLAIVKGAGYDDAVHVGGGVVAWVNQIDPSQPSY; this is encoded by the coding sequence GTGAGCTTTCCCGCGCTCGTCGAGCCGGCCGCTGAGCTGACCATCGACGAGGTCCGCCGCTACAGCCGTCACCTGATCATCCCCGACGTCGCGATGGACGGCCAGAAGCGCCTCAAGAACGCCAAGGTCCTCGTCATCGGCGCCGGCGGTCTCGGCAGCCCGGCGCTGCTCTACCTGGCCGCCGCGGGCGTCGGCACGCTCGGCATCGCCGAGTTCGACGAGGTCGACGAGTCCAACCTGCAGCGCCAGGTCATCCACGGGATGTCCGACCTCGGCAAGTCCAAGGGCCTCTCGGCCAAGGAGTCGATCCTCGAGATCAACCCCCTGGTCAACGTGATCCTCCACGAGACCCGCCTCGACAACGACAACGTGCTCGAGGTCTTCAAGGGCTACGACCTCATCGTCGACGGCACCGACAACTTCGCCACGCGCTACATGGTCAACGACGCGGCGTACTTCCTCGGGATCCCCTACGTGTGGGGCTCGATCTACCGCTTCGACGGCCAGGCGTCGGTCTTCGCGCCCACCATGGCCGACGACGCCCCCTGCTACCGCTGCCTCTACCCCGAGCCCCCGCCGCCGGGCATGGTCCCCTCGTGCGCCGAGGGCGGCGTGCTGGGTGTCCTGTGCGCGTCCATCGGCTCGATCCAGGTCAACGAGGCCATCAAGCTGCTCATCGGCGCCGGCGAGCCCGCCATCGGCAAGCTCGTCATCTACGACGCCCTCGAGCTCGAGTGGCGCAAGCTCAAGGTCCGCAAGGACCCCAACTGCGCGCTGTGCGGCGAGAACCCGACCGTCACCGGCCTGATCGACTACGACGCCTTCTGCGGCGCGATCTCCGAGGAGGCCGCCGACGCCGCCGTCGACGCCACCATCTCGGTGACCCAGCTCGCCTCCATGATCAAGGAGAAGGAGGAGGGCAGCCGCGACTTCGTCCTCGTCGACGTGCGCGAGCCCGCCGAGGCCGAGATCAACCACATCCCCGGCGCGGTCCTCATCCCCAAGGGCGACTTCCTCAACGGCACCGCCCTCGGTCAGCTGCCGCCGGTCGACTCCGGCAAGCAGGTCGTCCTGCACTGCAAGAGCGGCGTGCGGTCCGCGGAGTGCCTGGCGATCGTCAAGGGTGCCGGCTACGACGACGCGGTCCACGTGGGCGGCGGCGTGGTGGCCTGGGTCAACCAGATCGACCCCAGCCAGCCGTCGTACTGA